The following coding sequences are from one Gossypium raimondii isolate GPD5lz chromosome 4, ASM2569854v1, whole genome shotgun sequence window:
- the LOC105766559 gene encoding kinesin-like protein KIN-7O isoform X1: MMANKKATCCRFMLMWLLARKLFGKKLSLEQSSFSQQGMEASIKRLLAEKEELAMQLTNSLLEMEEEKAIQCAREKASIEAIEEKRKLYNSQITSLSEKLSEVRVLCLSLDILEL; the protein is encoded by the exons ATGATGGCCAACAAGAAGGCTACGTGTTGCAGGTTTATGTTAATGTGGCTTTTAGCAAGAAAACTGTTTGGAAAG AAACTTAGTTTGGAACAATCTAGTTTTAGCCAGCAAGGAATGGAAGCCTCCATTAAGCGTTTGCTTGCAGAAAAGGAAGAATTGGCAATG CAACTTACTAATTCACTATTGGaaatggaggaagaaaaggCAATACAGTGTGCTAGAGAGAAGGCTTCAATTGAAGctattgaagagaaaagaaagttaTACAATTCTCAGATAACATCGTTATCAGAAAAATTGTCTGAGGTAAGAGTCTTATGTTTATCATTGGATATTTTAGaactttaa
- the LOC105766559 gene encoding kinesin-like protein KIN-7O isoform X2 — protein sequence MMANKKATCCRFMLMWLLARKLFGKKLSLEQSSFSQQGMEASIKRLLAEKEELAMQLTNSLLEMEEEKAIQCAREKASIEAIEEKRKLYNSQITSLSEKLSEES from the exons ATGATGGCCAACAAGAAGGCTACGTGTTGCAGGTTTATGTTAATGTGGCTTTTAGCAAGAAAACTGTTTGGAAAG AAACTTAGTTTGGAACAATCTAGTTTTAGCCAGCAAGGAATGGAAGCCTCCATTAAGCGTTTGCTTGCAGAAAAGGAAGAATTGGCAATG CAACTTACTAATTCACTATTGGaaatggaggaagaaaaggCAATACAGTGTGCTAGAGAGAAGGCTTCAATTGAAGctattgaagagaaaagaaagttaTACAATTCTCAGATAACATCGTTATCAGAAAAATTGTCTGAG GAGTCGTGA